In Pseudomonas hamedanensis, a single window of DNA contains:
- a CDS encoding gamma-glutamyl-gamma-aminobutyrate hydrolase family protein produces the protein MSRLPIIGVTACSSQIGPHAVQMNDDKNSQAVATAAKGLPLILPMFPDLLDPAQIIASLDGLLFTGAPSNIEPHHYGGRPNPPGTEHDPARDQLALPLWRAAVDAGLPVLGLCRGLQELNVAFGGTLDQQLDEPGPEHEPPSDESIEEQYARTHDVTVQPGGVLSRLGLNGVIKVNSVHGQGIGQVAEGLRIEAIAEDGLIEALSVDGSKGFALAVQWHPEWHVMDNADYRVIFHAFGEACRQRAQSR, from the coding sequence ATGTCTCGTCTGCCCATCATCGGGGTCACGGCCTGTTCCTCGCAGATCGGTCCGCACGCCGTGCAAATGAATGACGACAAGAATTCGCAGGCGGTGGCCACGGCGGCGAAGGGGTTGCCGCTGATTCTGCCGATGTTTCCTGACTTGCTCGACCCGGCGCAGATCATCGCCAGCCTCGACGGTCTGCTGTTCACCGGCGCGCCGTCGAACATCGAACCGCATCACTATGGTGGCCGCCCGAACCCGCCGGGTACCGAGCACGATCCGGCGCGCGATCAATTGGCGCTGCCGTTATGGCGCGCCGCCGTTGACGCCGGTTTGCCGGTGCTCGGCCTGTGCCGGGGGTTGCAGGAACTGAACGTGGCGTTCGGCGGAACGCTTGATCAGCAACTCGACGAACCGGGGCCGGAACACGAACCGCCCAGCGACGAATCAATCGAGGAACAATACGCTCGCACTCACGACGTGACCGTGCAGCCGGGCGGTGTGCTGTCGCGGCTGGGCCTGAACGGGGTGATCAAAGTCAATTCAGTGCACGGACAAGGCATCGGGCAAGTCGCCGAAGGCCTGCGTATCGAGGCGATCGCCGAGGACGGCTTGATTGAAGCGCTGTCGGTGGACGGCAGCAAGGGCTTCGCCCTGGCGGTGCAATGGCACCCGGAATGGCACGTGATGGACAATGCCGATTACCGGGTGATTTTCCATGCCTTCGGCGAGGCCTGCCGCCAGCGCGCGCAGTCACGCTAG